From Paraburkholderia fungorum, the proteins below share one genomic window:
- a CDS encoding plasmid partitioning protein RepB C-terminal domain-containing protein: MDSLTVQPLKTTFETQPVILQLNTLESSRQLPRTATSGKKFLQILASIATVGLVEPLIVARISSSAEVFRILDGRLRIEALRRLGLEKAQCIIATDDEAYTYNRYISRLTSAQDARMIARAIGQGVSRERIAQVLGIDVNTVKRRASLLEGISPEAAALLGDKMCPATTFRALKLLKPLRQIAAVELMCGQGNFTSSFARAIVAATPPEQLEPGSDRKVRSEVAEQLATLERELAMLQTAVAQTDERYGIEHLHLTVSAAYVAKLMGNGCLRQWLDEHHPDYSTQFDTISSDAQSARSRPSTREPRSKNFRRVEAKTAGR, translated from the coding sequence ATGGATTCATTGACAGTCCAACCCCTTAAAACTACCTTCGAAACGCAGCCCGTCATTCTTCAGCTGAATACACTGGAATCGTCAAGGCAGCTTCCGAGAACAGCCACCTCTGGAAAAAAATTCCTGCAGATTCTGGCATCCATCGCGACGGTCGGCCTGGTGGAGCCGTTGATTGTCGCGCGCATTTCAAGCAGCGCAGAGGTGTTCCGTATTCTCGACGGTCGACTGCGGATTGAGGCGTTGCGTCGCTTAGGCCTTGAGAAGGCACAGTGCATCATCGCAACGGATGATGAGGCGTACACATACAATCGATACATTAGCCGACTAACCTCTGCACAGGACGCGCGGATGATAGCCAGGGCAATTGGGCAGGGTGTCTCAAGGGAACGTATCGCTCAGGTACTGGGAATTGACGTCAACACGGTCAAGCGTCGAGCCAGTCTGCTGGAAGGTATTTCGCCGGAAGCGGCGGCTTTGCTTGGGGATAAGATGTGTCCGGCGACTACATTTAGAGCGTTGAAGCTCCTCAAACCGCTGCGTCAGATTGCTGCAGTTGAGCTTATGTGCGGCCAGGGAAACTTTACGTCGTCGTTCGCGCGAGCAATTGTCGCAGCGACTCCGCCGGAGCAGCTTGAGCCGGGTTCCGACCGGAAGGTGCGGAGCGAAGTTGCGGAGCAACTCGCTACGCTGGAACGTGAACTCGCCATGCTTCAGACTGCCGTTGCCCAGACCGACGAGCGGTATGGAATCGAACATCTTCATCTCACGGTGTCAGCGGCTTACGTTGCAAAACTGATGGGAAATGGGTGCCTCAGACAATGGCTCGATGAGCATCATCCCGATTACTCGACTCAATTCGACACCATCAGCAGTGACGCACAGTCAGCGCGCTCGAGGCCCAGTACACGCGAACCCCGGTCGAAGAACTTTCGAAGGGTTGAGGCAAAGACAGCGGGGAGATAG
- a CDS encoding ParB/RepB/Spo0J family partition protein yields MSDNALAPISDISVSSIRVLNPRSRSKRQRQTLQESIAAVGLKKPITVTPCTSQEHTFEFDLVCGQGRLEAVQALGYGTIPANIIDQPEDECLVMSLVENIARRNHSTLELLRDIQNLRMSGYSDNIVAEKVGLSPAYLESLMFLLDRGEERLITAVEAGTMPIAIAVQISRANDADVQSALVEAYEEGTLTGPQLAVVRRLLSRRSRAGGKSLPIYAGPSGPRSHELAPDQLRRLYMRESERQRVLAKRVELVHARLSFIVHALRELMREREFVSLLEQEGLTTLPRVLDQRIRGEVKSWIH; encoded by the coding sequence ATGTCAGATAACGCCTTGGCTCCAATCTCGGATATCAGTGTTAGCAGCATTCGCGTACTCAATCCGCGGAGCCGTAGCAAGCGCCAAAGACAAACGCTTCAGGAGAGCATCGCAGCGGTGGGCCTGAAAAAACCCATCACAGTAACGCCTTGCACATCACAAGAACATACGTTCGAGTTCGACCTCGTCTGCGGACAGGGACGACTTGAAGCTGTGCAGGCACTGGGGTATGGCACTATTCCCGCGAATATCATTGACCAGCCTGAAGACGAGTGTCTGGTGATGAGTCTTGTGGAAAACATCGCCAGACGCAATCACTCAACGCTTGAGCTGCTGAGAGACATCCAAAACTTACGAATGAGCGGATACTCCGACAACATCGTTGCAGAAAAAGTGGGACTCTCGCCTGCGTATCTGGAAAGCCTGATGTTTCTCCTGGACCGGGGCGAGGAAAGACTTATCACCGCCGTTGAAGCCGGAACAATGCCTATCGCTATCGCCGTCCAGATTTCACGGGCGAATGACGCCGACGTTCAGTCCGCGTTGGTTGAAGCATATGAGGAGGGAACGCTAACAGGTCCTCAATTGGCCGTCGTTCGCAGGCTACTGAGCCGTCGTTCGCGTGCGGGAGGAAAATCGTTACCCATCTACGCCGGTCCTTCCGGTCCTCGTTCACACGAATTGGCTCCGGACCAATTACGTCGGTTATACATGCGGGAAAGTGAACGTCAAAGAGTTCTAGCAAAAAGAGTTGAATTGGTGCATGCGCGTTTGTCGTTTATTGTCCATGCGCTACGTGAGCTCATGCGCGAGCGCGAATTCGTATCCCTGCTTGAGCAGGAGGGCCTTACCACTCTTCCCCGAGTCCTCGACCAACGTATCCGTGGGGAGGTTAAATCATGGATTCATTGA
- a CDS encoding recombinase family protein, producing the protein MQHVVGSSSSLAGRLAAQYVRMSTDHQEYSTENQKLAIADFAEKQGITVVATYEDAGKSGVTLKGRPALLDLLQDVQSRANEFSLVLVYDVSRWGRFQDVDECAHYEYLCREAGVQVVYCAEQFAWDGSASAALMKTIKRTMAGEYSRELSQKVFVGQCRLAERGFWQGAAPGYGLQRLLLASDGTVKGRLCDKERKNLQSDRVIVVPGDEREVSLVRRIYDWYVIQGLGCKRIADRLNVFGLRNNHGRPWNPQQITSILSNEKYAGTNIYGRTSKKLGANWHRNLPSEWSRAHGAFPALVDQVTFKAAEAIRINRTQNLSDDEILKRLKDFVRSSEVVSAKAIDDASGMPGGKTYWRRFGCMQFAYARVGFERDYVGAGREVYRASRAALQGCIERTTGALKALGHVIEISRDETTIRVDDELVVRFATCLVVQFDSHRPRWRVRWPTYFSPDLLVVLRQDSAFELPLDFYVFPRGSLPPGYEFSLSVRVGSSSPFETFRYPDESVLLELTARTRIEALNVR; encoded by the coding sequence ATGTGCGCATGTCGACGGACCATCAGGAGTATTCGACTGAAAATCAGAAGCTAGCCATTGCCGATTTCGCGGAGAAGCAAGGCATCACTGTCGTCGCGACGTACGAGGATGCGGGCAAGAGCGGAGTAACACTCAAAGGTCGGCCAGCTCTTCTTGACCTGCTTCAGGACGTCCAATCTCGCGCCAACGAGTTCAGTCTCGTTCTCGTCTATGACGTCAGTCGATGGGGACGCTTCCAGGACGTCGACGAATGCGCTCACTACGAGTACCTGTGCAGAGAGGCAGGCGTTCAGGTCGTTTATTGCGCAGAGCAATTCGCTTGGGACGGAAGTGCTTCGGCAGCCTTAATGAAAACGATTAAGCGAACGATGGCAGGTGAATATAGTCGCGAGCTTTCTCAAAAAGTGTTCGTTGGGCAATGCCGACTCGCTGAGCGCGGCTTCTGGCAAGGAGCTGCGCCAGGATACGGACTGCAACGGCTTTTGCTCGCATCAGACGGCACGGTCAAGGGACGCTTATGCGACAAGGAACGCAAAAATCTCCAGTCCGATAGGGTCATAGTGGTACCCGGAGATGAACGCGAAGTTTCGCTCGTTCGGCGAATCTATGACTGGTACGTTATTCAGGGACTAGGATGCAAGAGGATTGCGGACAGGCTGAATGTATTCGGCCTGCGCAATAACCACGGTCGCCCCTGGAATCCTCAGCAAATCACAAGCATATTGAGCAATGAAAAATATGCCGGGACCAATATCTATGGCAGGACTTCCAAAAAGCTCGGTGCGAACTGGCATAGGAACCTACCCTCTGAATGGTCGCGCGCACACGGAGCATTCCCAGCTCTCGTAGACCAGGTAACGTTTAAGGCAGCAGAAGCAATTCGGATAAACAGGACGCAGAACCTTAGCGACGACGAAATCCTGAAAAGGTTAAAGGATTTCGTCCGTTCGAGTGAGGTCGTCAGTGCAAAGGCCATCGACGATGCGTCCGGAATGCCTGGAGGAAAGACATACTGGAGGCGTTTTGGATGCATGCAGTTCGCGTACGCGCGCGTGGGGTTTGAACGTGATTACGTCGGTGCAGGGCGTGAAGTCTATCGTGCGTCTCGAGCCGCACTTCAGGGATGCATAGAAAGGACGACCGGTGCACTTAAGGCGCTGGGCCACGTCATTGAAATATCAAGAGACGAGACGACCATCCGCGTCGATGACGAACTGGTTGTCAGATTCGCAACATGCCTTGTTGTCCAGTTCGATTCTCACCGCCCTCGCTGGCGGGTGCGCTGGCCAACCTATTTCTCTCCGGACCTTCTGGTCGTACTGCGTCAGGACTCCGCGTTTGAACTGCCTCTCGATTTCTACGTCTTTCCGCGAGGTAGCTTGCCCCCCGGCTACGAATTCTCACTTTCCGTCAGGGTGGGAAGCAGCAGTCCTTTTGAAACATTCCGTTATCCGGACGAGAGTGTCCTGCTTGAATTGACAGCGCGGACTCGCATCGAGGCTTTAAATGTCAGATAA